A region of Dermabacter vaginalis DNA encodes the following proteins:
- a CDS encoding response regulator has product MISILIADDHPVVRAGLRAVFESHDDFTVVAEAPSAEEAVERASEGDVDLVTMDLRFANGGMSGVQAIRAIRARGDHPRILVLTNYDDDSEILAAVEAGAQGYLLKDSAPADLTSAVQRAASGEVVLAPVVAGKLLREMRKDRITLTGRERDVLNALDRGLSNREISEELFLSPTTIKTHLARLYGKLGVSSRTAALARAREEGLLG; this is encoded by the coding sequence ATGATCTCCATCCTCATCGCCGACGACCACCCCGTGGTGCGCGCGGGGCTACGCGCCGTTTTCGAAAGCCACGACGACTTCACTGTCGTCGCTGAAGCACCCAGCGCTGAAGAGGCGGTCGAAAGAGCCAGCGAGGGCGATGTCGACCTCGTGACCATGGATCTACGGTTCGCGAACGGCGGTATGAGCGGCGTGCAGGCGATTCGCGCTATTCGCGCACGGGGGGATCACCCGCGCATTCTCGTTCTCACCAATTACGACGACGATTCCGAGATTCTCGCCGCCGTCGAGGCCGGCGCCCAGGGGTACCTCTTAAAAGACTCCGCGCCAGCCGACCTCACGAGTGCGGTGCAGCGCGCCGCAAGCGGCGAGGTGGTGCTCGCGCCCGTCGTCGCGGGCAAGCTCCTGCGCGAGATGCGCAAGGACCGCATCACCCTCACGGGGCGCGAGCGGGATGTGCTCAATGCGCTCGATCGCGGTTTGAGCAATCGCGAGATCAGCGAGGAGCTGTTCCTCTCCCCCACGACCATCAAGACCCACCTCGCCCGCCTGTACGGAAAACTCGGGGTATCGAGCCGAACGGCGGCGCTCGCGCGGGCGCGTGAAGAGGGGCTGCTCGGCTGA
- a CDS encoding IS481 family transposase encodes MMHANATLTPRHRLKVAQLVVDDGWPISEVAARFQVSWPTVKRWVDRYRAGESMQDRSSRPKTSPNKTDKATTKRCVSLRIRLREGPVQLAARLGIAPSTVHRILAGARLNRLSYMDCETGEPIRRYEHPHPGSLVHVDVKKLGNIPDGGGWRYVGRRQGDLNRTATPGKPKSKWHNPRLGYAFVHTVIDDHSRVAYTEVHDDETAVTAVGVLHRAVAWFADRGVAVERVLSDNGGAYRSHLWRDTCEALSITPKRTRPYRPQPNGKVERFHRTMADGWAYARCYTSEQERRDALPDWLHQYNQHRPHTACDNQPPFSRLINVPEQYS; translated from the coding sequence GTGATGCACGCCAACGCCACCCTGACACCTCGCCACCGGCTCAAGGTGGCCCAGCTCGTCGTCGACGACGGTTGGCCCATCAGCGAAGTCGCCGCCCGCTTCCAGGTCTCCTGGCCGACCGTGAAGAGGTGGGTCGACCGCTATCGCGCCGGCGAGTCGATGCAGGATCGCTCGTCCCGGCCGAAGACCTCACCGAACAAGACGGACAAGGCGACGACGAAGCGGTGCGTCAGCCTGCGGATACGGCTGCGTGAGGGCCCCGTGCAGCTCGCCGCCCGACTCGGCATCGCGCCCTCGACCGTCCACCGCATCTTGGCCGGTGCCCGACTGAACCGGCTCTCCTACATGGACTGCGAGACTGGCGAACCGATCCGCCGGTACGAACACCCCCACCCCGGCTCCCTGGTCCACGTGGACGTGAAGAAGCTCGGGAACATCCCCGACGGCGGCGGCTGGCGCTACGTCGGCCGCCGCCAGGGCGACCTCAACCGAACGGCGACACCGGGTAAGCCGAAGAGCAAGTGGCACAACCCCAGGCTCGGGTACGCGTTCGTGCACACCGTCATTGACGACCACTCCCGCGTCGCGTACACCGAGGTCCACGACGACGAGACCGCCGTCACCGCGGTCGGAGTCCTGCATCGGGCTGTGGCGTGGTTTGCCGATCGCGGCGTCGCCGTGGAGCGGGTGCTGTCCGACAACGGTGGCGCCTATCGCTCGCACCTGTGGCGGGACACCTGCGAGGCCCTCTCGATCACCCCGAAGCGGACGCGTCCGTACCGGCCGCAGCCCAACGGCAAGGTAGAGCGCTTCCACCGGACCATGGCCGACGGGTGGGCCTACGCCCGCTGCTACACCAGCGAGCAAGAACGACGCGACGCCCTGCCGGATTGGCTGCACCAGTACAACCAGCACCGCCCGCACACGGCCTGCGACAACCAGCCGCCGTTCTCACGATTGATCAACGTCCCCGAGCAGTACAGCTAG